Sequence from the Janthinobacterium lividum genome:
TGCTGCTGGCTGATTCAGCCCCGGCCGTGACGCTTGCGGTAACCTTCGAGGAAGCGCGCAATGCGCCCCATGGCCTCGGTCAGGTCATCGGAGTTGGGCAGGAAGACGACACGAAAATGGTCGGGCGCGATCCAGTTGAACCCCGTGCCCTGCACGATCAGGACCTTGGCTTCGGCCAGTAATTCATAGGCAAACTGCTGGTCGTCGGCGATCGGGTAGATCTCCGGGTCCAGGCGCGGGAACATGTACAGCGCGGCCTTCGGCTTGACACAGGTGACGCCCGGAATATCGGTCAGCAGCTTGTGCGCCAGATCGCGCTGTTTCAACAGGCGCCCGCCGGGCCCCACCAGGTCTTGTATGCTCTGGTAGCCGCCAAGCGCCGTCTGGATGGCAAATTGCCCCGGCGCGTTGGCGCATAGCCGCATCGAGGCCAGCATGTTGAGGCCTTCGATGTAATCCTTTGCGTGGCGCTTTTCGCCCGAGACCACCATCCAGCCGGAACGGTAGCCGCAGGAGCGGTAATTCTTCGACAGGCCGTTCATGGTGATGAACAGCACGTCGTCTGCCAGCGAGGCGATCGACACGTGCTCGGCTTCGTCGTACAGCACCTTGTCGTAAATCTCGTCGGCGAAAATGATCAGCTGGTGC
This genomic interval carries:
- a CDS encoding pyridoxal phosphate-dependent aminotransferase, with protein sequence MRPIQKSNKLADVCYDIRGPVLEKSRQMEEEGHKITKLNIGNLAVFGFDPPDEIVRDMMLNLQNAAGYTDSKGMFAPRKAVMHYTQGKNIAGVTIDDIYLGNGASELIVMSMNALLNSGDEVLVPAPDYPLWTAAVSLSGGNPVHYVCDEQNEWYPDIEDMRRKITPQTKAIVVINPNNPTGALYPVSVLLQIVELARQHQLIIFADEIYDKVLYDEAEHVSIASLADDVLFITMNGLSKNYRSCGYRSGWMVVSGEKRHAKDYIEGLNMLASMRLCANAPGQFAIQTALGGYQSIQDLVGPGGRLLKQRDLAHKLLTDIPGVTCVKPKAALYMFPRLDPEIYPIADDQQFAYELLAEAKVLIVQGTGFNWIAPDHFRVVFLPNSDDLTEAMGRIARFLEGYRKRHGRG